In a single window of the Solea senegalensis isolate Sse05_10M linkage group LG1, IFAPA_SoseM_1, whole genome shotgun sequence genome:
- the eif3f gene encoding eukaryotic translation initiation factor 3 subunit F yields the protein MSVYGPVVKIHPVVLASICDSYERRNEGAIRVIGTLLGTVDKHSIEVTNCFSVPHNESEDEVAVDMEFAKNMYDLHKRVSPTEVIIGWYATGYDITEHSVLIHEYYSREATNPIHLTADTALQSGKMNIRAYVSAQMGVPGKTVGVMFTPLTVKYIYYDTERIGVDLLQRTRLIPGRNKGLASDLSQVAGAASRIQDMLTTVLAYVDDVLSGKATADNSVGRFLMDLVNKVPTISAEDFENMLNSNINDLLMVTYLSNLTQAQIALNEKLVQL from the exons ATGTCGGTGTACGGGCCAGTGGTGAAAATTCACCCCGTCGTTCTCGCTTCCATCTGCGACTCTTACGAGCGGAGAAACGAGGGAGCGATTCGCGTGATTGGAACACTTTTGG gaACTGTTGACAAGCATTCTATTGAAGTGACCAACTGCTTCTCTGTCCCCCACAATGAGTCTGAAGATGAG GTGGCTGTGGACATGGAGTTCGCCAAGAACATGTATGATCTCCACAAGCGGGTTTCCCCCACTGAGGTCATCATCGGCTG GTATGCCACGGGCTATGACATCACAGAACACTCTGTGCTCATTCACGAGTACTACAGCCGCGAGGCCACCAACCCCATTCACCTGACCGCAGATACAGCACTGCAGAGTGGCAAGATGAACATCCGCGCTTATGTCAG TGCACAGATGGGTGTGCCAGGAAAGACCGTTGGTGTGATGTTCACCCCGCTCACTGTCAAGTATATCTACTATGACACAGAGAGGATAGGCG TGGACCTTCTACAGAGGACACGTTTAATCCCAGGTCGCAACAAGGGACTGGCCTCAGATCTGTCCCAGGTGGCTGGAGCTGCATCCAGGATACAGGACATGTTAACCACTGTGCTTGCATATGTTGACGATGTACTG TCTGGTAAGGCGACAGCAGACAACAGCGTCGGCCGTTTCCTGATGGACCTGGTCAACAAGGTGCCCACCATCTCAGCTGAGGACTTTGAGAACATGCTCAACTCCAACATCAAC GACCTGTTGATGGTGACCTACCTATCAAACCTGACCCAAGCACAGATCGCCCTTAATGAGAAGCTGGTGCAGCTCTGA
- the LOC122778545 gene encoding MICOS complex subunit MIC26-like, with amino-acid sequence MLKVTAGTSVMSGRTFLSPFTVFAAAAAGDGERGASVPLLQLEDLSLYAAAPRESSPASVEPEAGELEQSVATLRKLVEPYTAWCQDTYNTIEPRVQSVLQRGYDTYAYLQNPPKDFYPRAGVIGFTGVLGLLLARRSRAKRLIYPAGLMSVSASLYYPEKAAAIVKTAGDSVYERAVHSYAAVEKMLNPQSKGEKVTGSETKP; translated from the coding sequence ATGTTGAAGGTGACAGCAGGTACTAGTGTCATGTCGGGTCGCACGTTTCTGTCGCCGTTCACCGTGTTTGCAGCCGCTGCCGCCGGTGACGGGGAGAGGGGGGCCTCGGTCccgctgctgcagctggaggatTTGTCTCTGTACGCCGCGGCTCCTCGAGAGAGCTCTCCCGCCTCTGTGGAGCCAGAAGCGGGCGAGCTGGAGCAGAGTGTCGCCACCCTGAGGAAGCTGGTGGAGCCGTACACCGCCTGGTGTCAGGACACCTACAACACGATTGAACCCAGAGTTCAGAGCGTCCTCCAGCGCGGATACGACACCTATGCGTACTTACAGAATCCGCCGAAGGACTTCTATCCCCGGGCGGGAGTCATCGGCTTCACCGGTGTTTTGGGGCTGCTGCTCGCCAGACGCTCCAGGGCGAAGAGACTCATCTACCCGGCGGGACTGATGAGCGTCAGCGCCTCCCTCTACTACCCGGAGAAGGCGGCCGCCATCGTAAAGACAGCCGGGGATTCCGTGTACGAGCGCGCCGTGCACAGCTACGCCGCCGTGGAGAAGATGCTGAACCCGCAGAGCAAAGGTGAAAAGGTCACCGGGTCTGAAACGAAACCCTGA